The Pelecanus crispus isolate bPelCri1 chromosome 7, bPelCri1.pri, whole genome shotgun sequence genome includes a window with the following:
- the LOC104036655 gene encoding antigen-presenting glycoprotein CD1d-like encodes MQPPHCCLLLLLLFYFLLLLSGTWADLEGTFTIRLLQTSTFQNTSFVDTEGLGLLEDIELGSLDKHTWTIRFYQPWVHPALPRSDWDTIENMIKIYLQQFNHLINEGAMQKDVPYPFVAQCMGGCKLYPNRTSRAFAYVGYNGQDFLSFNADNATWLLSQDTNLSRYVQAVLQNYTAFSELVEVLFNDTCVDDMEVFLRYGKAALERQEPPVATVFARTPRPDQLLLVCRVTGFYPRSISVAWLRDGQEVPPGPALNTSAILPNADLTYQLRSILAVAPSDGHSYACRVRHRSLGTRSLLIPWGNSEVVLIAGLGAGLLAAIAVAAITALWVWRCRKHQQMEESESRNSILSKEA; translated from the exons ATGCAGCCCCCtcactgctgcctcctcctcctccttctcttctacttcctcctcctcctctctgggACATGGGCAGACCTGGAGG GGACCTTCACTATCCGGCTGCTCCAGACCTCCACTTTCCAAAACACCTCTTTCGTGGACACAGAGGGGCTAGGCCTGCTGGAAGACATCGAGCTTGGTTCTCTTGATAAGCACACCTGGACCATCCGCTTCTACCAGCCCTGGgtgcacccagccctgccccgcagTGACTGGGACACCATTGAGAACATGATCAAGATCTATTTACAGCAGTTCAACCACCTGATCAATGAAGGTGCCATGCAGAAGGATGTGCCCT ACCCTTTCGTGGCTCAATGCATGGGGGGCTGCAAGCTCTACCCCAACAGGACTTCCCGGGCCTTTGCCTATGTGGGCTACAATGGCCAGGACTTCCTCAGCTTCAACGCAGACAATGCCACCTGGCTCCTTTCCCAAGACACCAACCTGTCACGGTATGTCCAGGCCGTTCTCCAGAACTATACTGCCTTCAGCGAGCTGGTGGAAGTCCTCTTCAATGATACCTGCGTTGACGACATGGAAGTGTTTCTGCGCTATGGGAAGGCAGCTCTGGAGAGACAAG AGCCACCTGTGGCCACCGTCTTCGCCCGCACGCCCAGACCAGACCAACTCCTACTGGTTTGCCGTGTCACCGGCTTCTACCCACGGTCCATCAGCGTGGCCTGGCTGCGGGATGGCCAGGAGGTGCCACCAGGCCCGGCGCTCAACACCAGTGCCATCCTCCCCAATGCCGACCTCACCTACCAGCTCcgcagcatcctggctgtggccccCAGTGATGGGCACAGCTACGCCTGCCGCGTGCGCCACCGCAGCCTGGGCACCCGCAGCCTCCTCATCCCATGGG GTAACTCAGAGGTGGTGCTGATTGCAGGGCttggggctgggctgctggcagcaatAGCTGTGGCTGCCATCACGGCGCTTTGGGTGTGGAGATGCAG aaagcacCAGCAAATGGAGGAATCAGAGTCCAGAAACTCCATCCTGAGCAAAGAAGCTTAG